The following DNA comes from Acidobacteriota bacterium.
GAAACCAGTTTTAGCTCCAGTCGGTTGTGATCAAGCATGACCACACCGCAGCCCGCCGACGAGTCGATTGCACCATTCCTAATGCGTGATGCATCCGCATAGATCGTCACAAGAGGCGCATATTCCGCCGCACTCTCTATCCCGCTTTTATTCTCAACTAACTTGGTAACGCTCATTGTCGACCTCTCGTTTTTCTCTATAGGAAACTGGGGCACGGCACCGACGCTATGCCCCAACTGGCAGAAACAACCTACCTCAGAACTGATCGATGAACGGCTCATTGACCGGTGCCTCGGGAACAGCCGTGCCCGTGAACTCGGGAACGTCCGGCTCGGGGCTGTCAGCAGTAGGTACTTGGTCCGTTTGGCCGTCCGAGCGGTTCGATCCGACAAACTCGAACGAGAAGAGCGAGATCTCGGCACCTGATCTGGGCTCGCCCTTATCTGTGCTCCACGGGCTGAACGAGAGCCTGCCGTGAACAAGCAGATGCGTTCCCTTTTTTACATGCTCGGCGAGCGTCTCCGCAGTCTTGCCAAAGGCAACCACATTGAACCAATGTGTGACCTGTACACGCCCTTCCGGGCCGTTCTTGAACGAGTTTGAAGCGATTGGAAAGCTCGCGACCGGCGTGCCCTTTTCCGAATATTTCAGGCTCGCATCGCGGCCCGCATTTCCGAGTATCGAGATATTTGCTGACATGGTTTTTTCTTGCTCCTTTTATGGTTTATTTGTTCTCCGAACGGAACGGCGATTCGCCATCTGCGAGAGTGTTTCCAGGCGTTGTGCCTAAATACGGCCGCCCTTTCGTTGAATATTGCTCTTCAATTTTCAGGCCGCATGCACAACCTTAACCTGTGTTCGCTGAACATTGGGCTGAGTGAAGAGGCTCGCCTGGATCGTGCGATTCGGCGCGAACGGTCTCGTTTAGTTCCGCGTCTCGTGCCCTCACCGCGTCCCACAATTTCTGTTTCTCCTGCCGCTTAAATGCCTTCGCCGCCGGGTCGTTATAGAGACCGAATTTCAGAAAACGTAGCTGTCCAAGAGTCGCCATTTCGACCTTTCGAGCCAGCGTTTTCGCGTCGATTGAAAGTTGATTCTTCAACCTAACTTCCTGAGATTTTGCGACGGTGTTAAGAGCCGTGAACTCCTTAAGGGAAAGGCTTTTGTGTTCCTTAAAATCTGCATACGCTTTTTTCTTAAGTTCGGCTAAATCAGCCGTGTCCGACGTTCCGCGAATCGCAAGGTAGGTTTCTTGATACGAATCGTGGCGAAGGCTTCGCAGATGAAAGTCAGAGTATTGACGCTGCCACAATAGGCGCAGGACAGAAGCGGCGTACTGCATCTCTTCAAAGTCAGGGTTGATTTCCTGATCTACAAGGATCTCGAAACTACCTTGCTTAAATGAGTAGATACGGCGTACCGAACGGATGACTTTGCTGTCGTAGATCTGATCAAGGGAAAGTGCTAGCCATTCCTCGAATTCTCGATCCGAGAACGGATGTCTCGAAGGCATTGCCCACCCAGCACAGCTGATCATTCGGCGTCTTTCCTGAACGGTGTTGCCGCCTAAAGAATGGCATACAAAGAGCTTTGGAAGCTGTGACGAAAGCTCTCTTTGATTCGTGTGGAAGACAGGTTTGCATCGATCTCACAATCAAGATCAAAGACCACCACCGAACGCTGGCTGGAACTCATCGTTATGCCAATCAGTCCGTTCTCATCAAACTGCTCAAGTTGATCGAAAGTCGTGAAGTCTCTGTCGAGTTCTTCGACTGATTTATCGCCGTCTTCCAGATAGAATTCGGCAAAGTCGTCGACCATCATGCGGCTGACCTTATGTCGTCCGACACGCCGCAGAACCGCCTGCATTTCATCATCGAAGTTCGGACATTTTGGCGGCAGCGGCCTGCGAGTCTTAGCAACTTCCTGAACTCGCCTTTGGTCTGCGACACAAAGTTTGTGTTCTCTTGTTCGAGATTCCTCGAAGCTGATCTCTCGATCTGCGGCAGTCGCCGTAGCAGCTTCTAACTGCATGCCGAGCAGTCCCATTTCGTGGAGAACCTCGCCAACACCTCGTCGCCTGATCTCACCGTAGTAATGGGCTGCGATCTGTTCGAATTCATACTGCCCGGCGTCCGGGCTCGCGATTGCTTTTACGCATCTAACGAACTCCTTAGCATCGGTCTCGTCGGACAAAACCTTCATCGCGTATTCGAGCGACATTATCCGCACGCGGTCCAACGCTTCCGGTTCAAGCTCATCGGCGATTCGAACGACAACATCGCCCAAGATCGAGAACTCTTCTAGCTCTCTTCGTCGCAACGGATGCGATGAAAGATGCGCACACCAGTCCTGCATAGGTGAGCCGGTATTGACCGGCATAAATGCCAGCATTTGGTTATTCGGAGCGTGCTTTCTGAGCTGTTCAATATTGATTCTTTCTGCCATAACTTCCTCTATTGGATCGGCGTGTTGCCGAATCGAAGACGCGTGTGATTAAGGGCCACATCTTCAGAACCCTGAATAAAAAGCACTTTCATTCAGGCTTGGGAAAATCCCTCTCAAGGTGCGAGAGAAGTGTGTTTAGGGAAACGAGATCGGCCGGCCATAAAGAAAGATCTCCTAGACGCTTTTGCAGATAAGCGAACGTAAGCGGTGCGGCTTTCGAGTTGAGCCCGGCCAGTTCCGATGCCGTTTGCTGGAATAACAATGACTTGGTCCGTCGTCGAACTTATGGATGCCAGAAGCTCGAAAGAATGATCGATCGCCGCTTTGTTTTGGTCGAATTCTAAATCCGTAAAGAACGCGCTGTGTCGACTACTCGGGAACTTCTTGGTCGGTATCCCGATTACACCGGTTCGCCCCGCATGGCCGCAGCCTGGCCGCCGAAGCCCTTTCCGGCGAGGTTGTCACCGAACAGGAATATGCGGTCGCGATTGGCTCTAACAAATCTCTAGAGATCCATCTCATTTTCACAATTCGATACTGCATAGCTGTCGTTTCTAGTTCAAAGCACTGCCGCCTAAAGAGGGCGATCTCTAGACGGCAGTTGAAAGCTAAATTGGGAATGGTTTAGTATGCGGCGGCCTGTTGCAGTTCCACTGGAGCGGTCTGTATCGTCTGCATTGCGACTCCGTCTCCTTCTCATCTCTTGGCTGGCCCGACAGGAATTGGAACTCCTGAAGCACGATCTCTGCTCCCGCCTGTGGAGATTCGTTCCTGATCCACCCACGGGTTAAAGGTCAGACGGCCCTGAACGTAAAGACGACTACCTTTTCGCACGTACCGAGCAAGTGTCTCCGCCTGCTTTCCGAATGCCGTCACGCGGAACCAGTCTGTCTTCTCGACACGTCCCTCCGCACTGTTCCTGAATGAATTCGAGGCCATTGAAAAGCTCGCCACGAGGGTGCCGTTATCCGTGATTTTTGTTTCCGGGTCTTCCCATGCCGATGATCGAAATATTTGCTGACATTTTCTTAATTCTCCGTGTGGTCAATTTTCGAGAAGCGTGTGTAACAACCTCGAAACCTTCTCCGAAGGCACACCTTTCAGCCGCTAATTATCTGCTTGATCTTCGAATCTTGTTGGGGACCGAAGGGACTTTGAGAATCGCGGAGCGTCTCCTGGGGGGCCGAAAGGCGATAGTTGGCTACTTGTGATCAACGGATTCGGGCGGCTCCATTTCACTTCTTGGGTTACAACCGCGTTCGATCAAATAGTTCCAACTGATTTCAACGTCTGACATCGGCTGCCATTTCGTTATCTGATAAAATAACGGGAAATAACTTTTTGAAGTTCGGAAAGTCCACTCAGCGATTATTAACTAAGACTCCGTATGAATGCTGTCGAAATCGAAGAAGCTGTTTCCATGCTCGCTGAGCAGCTTTCGACGCGGAAAGCTTTCCGTTCGCGTTCCTTGAGGTTTTTGGGAATAAGGAAACGACGATTCGACGGCTGAAGAGCGGAACCACGAACCAGTCGGACCTGCCCGGTGGGGTTCTTCAGCGAAATAACATTCACATCAAAGTTTGTCCCGAGGGAGAAGTTCCCACCCGCGTTGAGTCCCTGCGGCAGAGTCCGGCCACGGCGAAGCAGAAGGTCAAGTTTATCCTCGCCACGGACGGTAAAGCCTTTGAAGCCGAAAATATTGCGGATGGCAAAACGGTCGCTTGCGACTACGCTAAGTTCTCCGACCACTTTGGTTTTCTTCTCTGGCACTTGCTGGCATAACAACGGTCAAGCAAATTCGTGAGAACGCATTCGATATCAAGGCTACTGGCGGGCTGTTGAATCGGGTTTACATCGAGTTACTCAAGGAGAATCCGGATTGGGGGACCAAGGAGTTTCATGAGGACTTGAATCACTTAATGGCTCTCGGCTCATATTTTGCTTTTTCGCGGAGGACAATTGCATATTTAATGGTGAGGGACGGTCACCGCGACTATCGAGCAGATGAGCGAGCGGGATTCTTCGAACACCATGAGGTGCAATTTCCGGAACCTTCCAGTCTGATGAACACCAAGGTTTCAGAACGTGTGGCGGAGAATATCCGGGGCCAGCGAACACTTTTCCATACGTGAACGGTGGTCTTTTCTCCGGCAGTTCGAT
Coding sequences within:
- a CDS encoding single-stranded DNA-binding protein, whose translation is MASFSMASNSFRNSAEGRVEKTDWFRVTAFGKQAETLARYVRKGSRLYVQGRLTFNPWVDQERISTGGSRDRASGVPIPVGPAKR
- a CDS encoding single-stranded DNA-binding protein is translated as MSANISILGNAGRDASLKYSEKGTPVASFPIASNSFKNGPEGRVQVTHWFNVVAFGKTAETLAEHVKKGTHLLVHGRLSFSPWSTDKGEPRSGAEISLFSFEFVGSNRSDGQTDQVPTADSPEPDVPEFTGTAVPEAPVNEPFIDQF